TGGAGATGAGATTGTGGTAGAGATTAAAACTGTTGAGGAGATAAGTGGGAAGTATTATAATCAGGTTAGATCATACCTTAGAGCAGTGGATAAAGAAATAGGGTTACTGGTAAATTTCGCAGACTCCAGGATTGATGTCCGAAGGGTGGAGCAAGAAAAAGTTTGAGCCATTTCTCCAATTCTCCCTTTTCCCCATTTCTCCTTGTTTACACTTCTAATGTATAGCCCTGAACGGTTACAAAATGTGGGACATGATTAGCCGCCAGCGGGGGACATCTTATCCTCTGCTCTCTCGCCCCTTGCATCTTACCTCTTGTCCTCTACTATCTGCTATTTATCCGTGTTAATCTGTAACTGAATAATTACAATATTTTTTCTTCGTGGTCTTCCGGGGCACCCACTTGTGGGTCGTTCGTGGTTTATCTTAATTGCACAAGTCGAATTTTTTCTCTGCGAACTCTTTTGTCTCTGCGGTGAACGGTTACTCTCCTAACTGTTCTGCAATCCTTTGCATTTTTTTCTTGATTAGCCAATCAGGAAATGCCTGAACCATTGTTAGTATCTTGCCTTGTGCAGATAGCACCAACTCTTTTTTCTCTCTTTCCATAGCAGAAACAATAGCTTTCGCCACTTTCCCTACAGAGGCGTAAGGTCCTTCAGGTCGATGTGCCCCACCTAATTTCTTCTCCTCTTGAAAGATATTGGTGGAGGTATAGCCTGGATAAACAATCATTATGGAGATACCACTTTTTGCTATTTCTGGAGACAATGTCTGACTTAGAGCTACAAGTGCAGATTTACTGGCAGAGTATGCCCCTAAATACGGCACACCATATTTTGCGGCAACAGAAGCAATGTTGACAATAAGACCTTGACCTTGTTGCTTCATTATCGGTAGAACCTCTAACATACAGTGCACTGCCCCAAAGAAATTTACTGCCATGGCCTGATGAAAATCTTCCAGACTGGTTTTTTCAGTAGCACCATAAACGCTAATTCCAGCATTGTTAATCAAGATATCGATACCGCCGAGCTGGTGAATACAATTCTTGATGAGGTTAATTACCTCTTCTGTTTTTGTTACATCACAGGAAATAGGTAGGGGACAAGGGGCATTGGGATAAGTGCGACTAAGTTTATTGGCAATCTCTATTAATCGCTTTTCTCTGCGGCTTACCAACACTACATGTGCCCCTTTTCTTGCCAGCACGGTAGATAGCCCTAACCCAATTCCTGATGATGCTCCAGTGATTATTATCCTTTTATCTTTAATCTTCATATCTCTGGAGTCCTTTATACATCCTTTCTATTACTGATTCATATTTTTTGGCAATTTCTAGTCGCCTGAGTTTTAAGGTAGGTGTAAGTCCCCCGTTCTCAATAGTAAACCCTTCATCTAAGAGGACAAATGCCTTTACCTTCTCATAAGGTGCCAAATCTGCAGTTAAATCTTCTATCTCTTGCCCTACAAATCTTATTATCGCAGGGCATTTAAGTAATTCAGAATAGGTTTCAAAGGCGATATTATTTTCCCGGGCATATTCTTCAATTTCTTCCTGGTTAAGCACAATCAATGCCACAAGACATTTTTTGCTCTCCCCTAAAAGTATCACCTGCTCAATATATTGACTGCGGCATATCTTTGCCTCAATAGGAAGTGGTGCAATTTTCTTCCCATAAGAGGTAATAATAAGCTCTTTTATTCTACCAGTAATAATAAGATTTCCTGCTTCATCAAATCTGCCCTGGTCACCGGTATGCAACCAACCATCTTTATCGATTATTTTAGCCGTTTCTTCAGGTTTATTGAGATAGCCCTTCATGACATTAGGTCCTCTCACCAGGATTTCGTCATCTTTACCAATCTTTACCTCCACTTCCTCAAAAGATTTTCCTACACTACCAAGCCTATTGTTCTTGACCGTATTGGAAGAAACTACCGGTGAGGCTTCAGTTAAACCATATCCCTCGACAATATTGAATCCAAAGATATGCAGGAGTTTTGCCATTTCAAAGTTAAGTGGTGCTCCACCTGAAACAATCAACTTGAGCCTTTTGCCGCCAATCTTTCTAAATTTTGACCCGATAAAATTATCGGATAGCTTCGATTTCAGGTTAAGCCAGAGCGGAATGGGTTGCTTTGTATATCTCAAATTGATATATTTATTGAGGTTTTTAATTGTCCAGAGAACCAGTTTCCTTTTTAATGGCGAGCCTTTTTCAATCTTGTTTTTAACTATTTGATATGTCTTTTCTAACACTCTGGGCACAACCAGGATAATAGTAGGATGTATCTTTTGCATATCTTTTATGACGGTGGCTGGATTTTGGGCATAAGCAATAGTTCCACCGGCAAAGAGGATGGCATAATATCCACAAGTCCTCTCAAACATATGCGACAAAGGAAGATAGGAAAGCACCCTATCTTTACTACAGAAGTTGAATCTATCTCTGCCACAAAGGGCATTAGAGATAATATTATTATGGGAAAGTATGACACCCTTTGGTTCGCCGGTAGTGCCTGAGGTATAGACAACCGTAGCAATATCATCCCCTCTAATTGACCTATCATCTATTGGTGCAAAATCAGACTTTATCAATAACTGCTTAAAATCAAGCAAGTCCTTTCTTTCCTCAGCTGGTTCCATAAGCACTACAGGATTAAATCTCCCTGGCATAATTTCAAGAAGGTTTATGTTTTCTACAAAGAGCAGTTTTAGACTGGCATCCTCAATGATATATTTTATATAGGCTGTGGATGCCGAATGGTAAATAGGAACAACAATACCACCTAATTTGAGAGTTGCCAGGTCAGCGATTACCCATTCAGGTCGATTATAGGAAAAGATGCCGACAGCATCGTCTCTACCTATCCCAAGTTTCTGAAGGTTTAGTGAAACGGCATCCACTTGCACCTTCAGTTCTCGATACCTTAGCCTCTGATAGTTCCCTTGCTTTTTGTAGAGTAATGCTACCTTATCAGGATATCTATTTACTATATCTACGAAAGACTGGTAAATCATACTATTGAAGCCCCCACTTCTTAGTCAAGTTTTTGAACTCTTGAATTAAAGTTTGCCAATCTCCTCCAACCGTATATAACAGATTACGGATAGTGGTAGTATCTATTACTATCTTCCTCTGAGATGCTAAGGTTAAAGAAATTTCTGTAGATTCTTGCACCTTGCCGAGTTGGATAGGGATTATGGACTTAGATTGAGCTATAGTCAGGAAATCATCCTTTTTGTGTGCAGGGATGGTAAATACCAGCTCGAATTCACCATGAAGACCTCCCAGCATCCACCAATAAGGTGTCCTGGTGCGGTTGCAGAACTCTAACGCTTTAGGTGCGAGGATTTGTTGCCAATGATAATCAATCTCAAACCCTAATCCGTTAAGACGCATTAACTGGTCAAGTGTAGCCAGCAAACCATCACTTGAATCCATACAGGATGAGGCATATTCCCTTATCAATTGGCTTTCTTTAAGTCGTGCTACAGGTCGATAATCACTTTCAAGGGAATCTGCAAGATGGGTAATTTTCTGCATGGCTAAAGCATTTCCTATTCCCATCCCACCAGTAGTAAAGACAATATCCCCTGATTTGCAACCATAACGCCGCATAACCTTGTTTTTTGGCACAAGACCTATGGCACAGCCAGTAAGAGAGATAGTCGAGGTAAGGTTGGTATCCCCACCCAGGATATAGGTATCAGCCATCCGACAAGCAGACTCCATACCTCTGGCAATCTTATTTATGAATTCTGTATCTCGGTCTGGTTCTACAGATGTAGAGATAACTATTCCCAGTGGGTTAGCACCTACTGCGGCTAAATCACTCAAAGAGGCCATAACCGTTACCCAACCCATAGTTGTAGCCTCCTGATATAATCCCAGACTGATTTCTTCAGCTACAGTGTCAATAGTT
This is a stretch of genomic DNA from bacterium. It encodes these proteins:
- a CDS encoding SDR family NAD(P)-dependent oxidoreductase, with amino-acid sequence MKIKDKRIIITGASSGIGLGLSTVLARKGAHVVLVSRREKRLIEIANKLSRTYPNAPCPLPISCDVTKTEEVINLIKNCIHQLGGIDILINNAGISVYGATEKTSLEDFHQAMAVNFFGAVHCMLEVLPIMKQQGQGLIVNIASVAAKYGVPYLGAYSASKSALVALSQTLSPEIAKSGISIMIVYPGYTSTNIFQEEKKLGGAHRPEGPYASVGKVAKAIVSAMEREKKELVLSAQGKILTMVQAFPDWLIKKKMQRIAEQLGE
- a CDS encoding long-chain fatty acid--CoA ligase, which codes for MIYQSFVDIVNRYPDKVALLYKKQGNYQRLRYRELKVQVDAVSLNLQKLGIGRDDAVGIFSYNRPEWVIADLATLKLGGIVVPIYHSASTAYIKYIIEDASLKLLFVENINLLEIMPGRFNPVVLMEPAEERKDLLDFKQLLIKSDFAPIDDRSIRGDDIATVVYTSGTTGEPKGVILSHNNIISNALCGRDRFNFCSKDRVLSYLPLSHMFERTCGYYAILFAGGTIAYAQNPATVIKDMQKIHPTIILVVPRVLEKTYQIVKNKIEKGSPLKRKLVLWTIKNLNKYINLRYTKQPIPLWLNLKSKLSDNFIGSKFRKIGGKRLKLIVSGGAPLNFEMAKLLHIFGFNIVEGYGLTEASPVVSSNTVKNNRLGSVGKSFEEVEVKIGKDDEILVRGPNVMKGYLNKPEETAKIIDKDGWLHTGDQGRFDEAGNLIITGRIKELIITSYGKKIAPLPIEAKICRSQYIEQVILLGESKKCLVALIVLNQEEIEEYARENNIAFETYSELLKCPAIIRFVGQEIEDLTADLAPYEKVKAFVLLDEGFTIENGGLTPTLKLRRLEIAKKYESVIERMYKGLQRYED
- a CDS encoding thiamine-phosphate kinase; this encodes MNPQEEIMENMLINSWVRHFLPAPYQANKPHQSDAELIELPQDPQHYLAVTIDTVAEEISLGLYQEATTMGWVTVMASLSDLAAVGANPLGIVISTSVEPDRDTEFINKIARGMESACRMADTYILGGDTNLTSTISLTGCAIGLVPKNKVMRRYGCKSGDIVFTTGGMGIGNALAMQKITHLADSLESDYRPVARLKESQLIREYASSCMDSSDGLLATLDQLMRLNGLGFEIDYHWQQILAPKALEFCNRTRTPYWWMLGGLHGEFELVFTIPAHKKDDFLTIAQSKSIIPIQLGKVQESTEISLTLASQRKIVIDTTTIRNLLYTVGGDWQTLIQEFKNLTKKWGLQ